AGTGCAGTACCTCTAGCTCTCCTAATACCCACATGCTCCACGAGGTGCTTGAATACTCCTCCAGCCAAGCCGTCTGCGACGACAGCATACCCCTGAGCTGTCTCTTTAACTATGGATGCACCCGGCAGCCCCTTCATTACTCTGATAGGTGCTATATCTCCCAGTTTATCTTCAAGGTAGTCTCTTACAACTGGGTTCCTTGAAATCCTCCCAGATAGAAGTATCTCTTGGATGCCACCTACCACTGGTATCATAGAGTAGACTGTTTTAACAATAGACTCCATCATCGCTTCAAAACATACACCAGCATAGATATCAGTGTCGACTCTACTAAACCATTCATCCGGGGTCAGGGAACCCGTGATCAAGCTGCACCCAGTTGAGAAGACATCCATCTTTCTGATAACGCCTACAGCTTGAGCTACCTCTAAATCCATTGAGCCTGATGTAAGGAATGCTGGACCCGGCATTAGAGTCCCGCCTACCCCATCAACTACTAGCCCATTTCTAACAGCTACTACAGCATTATAGCCGAAGCCCATTTCAACGTGAATATAGCTTACTTTCTCGTATGGTAGATTGTGCTCGCTTGAAACCTCGTGGATTCCAAGTACAACTACTGCTAGCTTATCCGCTGTACCCATATCGATTTTATTCAGCTTCCTGTGTAATGGTACTGTATCAAGGTTTACCACGGATGGAATGAACACTCCTTTAACCTTCATTCGTTTCAACTCGACTATCATTTTAGCCATAGCATCATAAATGAAGGCTCCCGTAGAATTCCTCTTTAATCCCTCCTCAATGTCTTCTCTTGTTGATGCCAGTATGAAAGTATAGTACCAGTCAGCTAGTAGTGATTCATCTATGTCGTCCAGGCTGGTTACTCCAACACCATAACCTGATGGGAGAGCTATTAGATCCACGTGCTCAAACTCCTCTATAAGCTTGACAACTCTTCCTGGATCTCTACTAGCAGCTGAAGCCTCAATTGATCTCTCAAAACATATTTTTCCATCACAGAGGCCGCATAAATCTATACTCTTAGACCCTGGGTCTATGCCGAGTACCCTCACCATTGGGTCTACCCTCCGAGATTTAGAGTCCACTTGAGTGCAAAAAACTCACTCGCGTTTAATTAGTGCTGTCTTCCTCAATGGTATCTCTACTTCTTTAGTCTTAACTACAGGCGTAGTCCAGCCACCATAAAGGACCCATGGTATTGTTGCAAGACCAGCTATAAGGTTGCTTAAACTCATCGCAATCCACACACCCATGGAGCCCAAGCCTGCATGGAATGCGAAAAGATATCCAAGAGCTATTCTGAGGAGCCATAAGCGTATGATGTCTAATACCGTCGGGTAGAGTGTGTGCCCAGAGCCTCTGCCAACACCCATGCCTACGAAGAATATAGCAAAGAATGTTAGTGTCGGCAGGAAAATAGAGACGAATCTATCAGCTTCAGCGACCACTATAGGATTGCTTGTAAACAAAGTGATAAACGAGTCCTCTAGTACTAGGGCGAGCAGGGAGCCAGCGGTAGTTGAAAGCCCGACGTAGAGGATTGATCTTGAAGCTACCCTCCTAGCTCTCTCCTTTAAGCCGGCGCCTAGAGCCTGACCGACCATCACTGAAATGCTGCCGATGAAACCCCATAGTGTTGCATCAGCTAGATCCATTAAGATGAATCCTATTGCTGCCGCTGCTGCTACATATGCACCGAACTGGTTGATCAAGTTGTTTTGAAGCATGAATGCAAAACTATTGGAAGCCATCATGAGTGATACCGGTGCACCTATCTTCACGCTGCTTACAACCCACTCTCTATCCAAGTGGAGGGTTAGCCTGGATTTAAGGTACGGGTACTTCTTAGACAACCTGTAGACTAGTAGTACCACGCCTACAAGCCTCGAGAGCACTGTAGCTACAGCTGCCCCAGCAGCCCCCATCGCCGGCAGGATACCGTAGCCTAGAATGAATAAGGGATCTAGGATCACGTTTGCTGTTGCAGCCGCTAGATTTATCAATGCTGGGGTTCTAGTATCACCTATAGACTGAAGTATCGTCGAATACGTTAACGTGACAGCTGAAAGCACCATATCGAACGCTATGATTCCAGAGTAATCGAGGACATCACTGTACAGCTCTGGAGGTGTAGCCACAATATAGCGGAATATAAGCGGCCTTAAAACATAGTACGCTGATGCTAGAATAGTGTTGACGAGAAGCGTTGACGAGATAAAATACGAGATATACTTTTTAACTTCACTATAATTACGGGCACCAATCAGCTGCGTTATTAATGCTAGGTTAGCTGCCATCAAGCCTTGAGCTACTGATGTCACCAGCATGAATGTAGGCATAACCTGCCTTGGGACAGCGTAGGCTATATCACTATACCAGCTGAGCCAGTACGCGTCAACAATATTGTAGGATACGTTGACTAATTGAACCAGCATTAAAGGCAGCCCAAGCCATAGAAGGGTTCTCCCAATTGGACCGTACAGTATTCTCTCCCTGTTCTCCTCGATGCTCTTCATCATTTGGTCTTCAACCTCTCTCAGCTACCCTGGATTCCACGTGTTAGGTGAGCTTACCCCGTCTTCGAATCCACTGTGCAGAGCACTTATAAACTTCAATTAGCTTTATTCCGCTACCTGCACTTCCGTGCTGACACTCTACGATACAATCCTACTAGCTTATTCATGCTGTTTATTACTGCAGCATTCAGCTTCTCCACGTAGATGCTTCTGCCGGCATCTCTGTCAATTAGCACTGCTGTGAAGCCTGAGGATAAGGCTCCTCCTACATCCTCTATAATGTTATCCCCCACGTGTATTATGTTATCCGGCTTGAAGCCCGAGGCTTTTGCGAACTCGAGGAAGATGGCTCTATCGGGTTTAGCGTACCCGACTACATCTGAGAACACTGTTATCTTAAAGTACTCTGAGAGCCCTACCTCCTCTAGTAGTAGCATTGTATACTTGCTAGGCCAGAAGAGAACATTTCCTATTAAACCCATGTATACGTTTTCTTCTCTCAGCTTCTCGAGTACACCCGGTACATCTGGGAATACTACCCTCCTAGTCTTGATGTCCTTGAAGGCCTCCTCTATAATTGAATTTAGCATCTCAGTGGTAGTTGAGAGGCTAGTAGCCATTAAATCCCTAGACTTTGATAGTAGCTCCATTGGATTCAAGCTGGGATTTAGCCTCCTAAGCCTGCGGGCATTCGTGTACGAGTTGAACACGGCTTCCTGGGCTTTCTCTAAGCTAACCTGGAGCTTCCTCGAGGCTACCTCGGAAATAGATGTGAGAACCATGTTTAAATCCACTAGCGTACCCCATACATCGAAGCTTACTGCAATGCAACTACTCAACCTGTATTCACCTGTCTCTATGGGGTCCTTCAAACCTGTCTACTTCCTCAATAACGTGGTTGATTACATCAAGAAGTATTTTTAAGCCTGTTTCAACAGCCTGCGGGGAACCTGGTAGCACTACGATTACTCTTCCATCGTGGAGGATGTAGAGTCCGGTTCTCGTGATTATCGCGCGGGCTCCAATACTCTCGAAAGATGCTCTCCTGAAGGCTTCACCAAAGCCTGGTAGCTCTCTCCACGCTATTGATTCAACGACATCTACTGTTATATCCCTGGGACTTGGTCCCGTGCCACCAATAAGCACTAGGACTCTACCTTTAACCTCACGTATAGCCTTAAGGATCTCCCTGTAGCTATTCCCTACAACAGTTTTACCGGTGACTCTATAGCCTCTCCCCGATAAGTATTCAACTGCTTTCTCACCGCTGGTATCTACAGCCTCCCCTCTGGCTACTCTATCGCTAACAACTACAACATGGAAGTCAAGTATCATAAACTAGCCACCACCCTATACTTAATTACCGCGTGTTTTTAACTCGTGTTACAGGTCCCACAGCCATGGCTGGTGGGCGGTGTGATCGTTATTGAAGAGCAAAACGGGGTTTTAATACTGCGGAAGGCATCCCTTAGCGATATATGTGAAGCCGTGTACGCTGTAACCATGACTATACCTCCAGGTAGAGTATCAACATACTCTAGTATTGCTAGAGTGCTCGGCGTAAGCCCGCGGATTGTAGCCTACTGCCTCTCCAAGAATAAGGAGTTAATTAAGATACCGTGTCATAGAGTCGTGTACAGCAACAGGGGTTTAGGAGGCTTCTCGAACGGGGGGCCGCTACTCAAGAAGCGATTACTAGAGCTAGAGGGTGTCAGAGTTAAAGATAACCGGGTTGAAAAGGAGTTCATAGTGGATGTGGGAGGGATGATATTAGAGTAATAGGATTGAAGTGTATTCTTTAAGACTTTGATGATAACAGTGTTATTAGAGGTGGTTAACGTGAAGACGTTTTGCGAGGTGCTCAATAGGAAGATAGCTCCAGCAGTAAAATTCTACCTAGCTTGGAAGCTTGTAAGAGATTACGGTTTAACTCAAGTGAAGGCTGCAAGAATACTGGGGTTAAAGCAGTCTGCAGTAAACTACGCTGCTACCGGTAGAAGGAAGCCTAGGTACTACGATGAGATCCTAGGGGTTCCAGGTGTCAGAGAGATCCTTGATAGGCTGGTCGAAGGATTCATAGAGAAAGGGGAATTCGAGTTATGCACGCTGTGCTACCAGCTACTCTCAACTGGACTCTACACTAGGATCCTCGAAGCTGTTGGAGAGCCAGCTGGCAGCGTGAAGATTCCCCGTCAGACAGCAGGGGGATAATAGCCCTTGTACTTTAAGGTGGCTTCAAGACCTTCTAGTTTTAATCCCTAGGGCTTCTAGGTAACCCTTGGTGGATGTGCTTATGAAGAGCTCGCGGGGAAATAACATTCCAGTGGTAGTGGTGCTCCTAGCAGCCTACATGCTAGTCTACTTCCATAGGACGATGACAGGAGTGATGAAGCCTGAAATAGACTACTATTCAAGCTACTACGGGGTGGAGCCAAGCATGCTTCTAGCAGTAATGGCTTCAGCCTACTTCTACGGTTATGCTGCCAGCCAGGCTTTCACAGGCCCTCTACTAGACTACTACGGGGTTAGACGGGTTGGAAGCTTAATGCTAGCACTACTCGGCCTAGCTACACTAGTAATGAGCCTGCCAAACCCTCTCACTCTTGTAGCTGGCCGTATACTCATAGGGGTTTCAGCTGCTGTAGCCTTCCTATCATACATGAGGACTTCAGCTCTTGGATTTGATATCAGCATGCAGGGGAGGCTGGCATCCTATGCTCTCTTTGCTGGAAGCCTGAGCACTATTCTAGCATCATATCCTCTAAGACTACTATTAAATGCTGCAGGGGTAGCACCCGCGCTAATAATACTTGCGCTGCTAGCATTCATTCTAGCGGTAATGGTTTACGCTACATCAAGAGATGAAGGTAGAGGTAGAGATACTGGAAGCTCCCGCAACCCTCTCTCAACTCTAAGACTAGTCGCTGGAGACAGGCATATATGGGGGGCAGGCTTCGCAGGCATAGCCACTTATGGAGTCGGATTAGCCTATCAATCAGCATGGGGTCAGATACACCTGGAGAAGGCTTTCGCTATGGATAAGAACACTATCAGCATCTACATCATGGTGATAGCTGTAGTGTTCACAGTTAGCTGTATTCCAGCAGGATACCTCAGCGATAAGCTCAAGCGGAGGAAACCCTTCCTGATAGCCTCGGCTTCAGCCTCCGCAGCCTCATGGCTTCTCATGTACCTGTCAACTATACTACACTCAACCCAGCTACTCCTAGCATCCCTAGTCACGCTTGGTGTCTCACTAGGACTACACATTGTTGCTCCAACCATGGCTAAAGAACCCTACGACCCGGGGATTTCAGGTACCGCAGTCTCATTCTTCAATATAATACTCTTCACAGGCATAGCAGTAATACAGAACACATTCACTATAATAGACCCAGTATGGTCTATCATAGCCAGCCTCCTAATAGCTCTAGCAGGGATCATCTCTACTATAGTATTAACAAAGGAAACATATAAAGCGGCAGGCACGTAAAATGACAACACTGGTCTTCGAGGAAGCCGTGAATTATATTTCGAGTGTAAGCACGATTAAACCAGAGGACAGAGTCTTAAAGTGAAGAAAGCTAAGAGTTTATCAGGGTTTACTCCAAGTGGGGTTTAATGTAAGGGGGATTAAAGTGCTGGTGCCACTACTGTTAATCCTCGCTGGATTTGTTCTAGTGCTTACAGGTGTCACGCT
The nucleotide sequence above comes from Desulfurococcus sp.. Encoded proteins:
- a CDS encoding DUF1464 family protein; the encoded protein is MVRVLGIDPGSKSIDLCGLCDGKICFERSIEASAASRDPGRVVKLIEEFEHVDLIALPSGYGVGVTSLDDIDESLLADWYYTFILASTREDIEEGLKRNSTGAFIYDAMAKMIVELKRMKVKGVFIPSVVNLDTVPLHRKLNKIDMGTADKLAVVVLGIHEVSSEHNLPYEKVSYIHVEMGFGYNAVVAVRNGLVVDGVGGTLMPGPAFLTSGSMDLEVAQAVGVIRKMDVFSTGCSLITGSLTPDEWFSRVDTDIYAGVCFEAMMESIVKTVYSMIPVVGGIQEILLSGRISRNPVVRDYLEDKLGDIAPIRVMKGLPGASIVKETAQGYAVVADGLAGGVFKHLVEHVGIRRARGTALDYILHPGFKYSRLGLMYTRLRRVVDGRAFNMEWWSKSGY
- a CDS encoding MATE family efflux transporter, with translation MKSIEENRERILYGPIGRTLLWLGLPLMLVQLVNVSYNIVDAYWLSWYSDIAYAVPRQVMPTFMLVTSVAQGLMAANLALITQLIGARNYSEVKKYISYFISSTLLVNTILASAYYVLRPLIFRYIVATPPELYSDVLDYSGIIAFDMVLSAVTLTYSTILQSIGDTRTPALINLAAATANVILDPLFILGYGILPAMGAAGAAVATVLSRLVGVVLLVYRLSKKYPYLKSRLTLHLDREWVVSSVKIGAPVSLMMASNSFAFMLQNNLINQFGAYVAAAAAIGFILMDLADATLWGFIGSISVMVGQALGAGLKERARRVASRSILYVGLSTTAGSLLALVLEDSFITLFTSNPIVVAEADRFVSIFLPTLTFFAIFFVGMGVGRGSGHTLYPTVLDIIRLWLLRIALGYLFAFHAGLGSMGVWIAMSLSNLIAGLATIPWVLYGGWTTPVVKTKEVEIPLRKTALIKRE
- a CDS encoding HAD family hydrolase; the encoded protein is MSSCIAVSFDVWGTLVDLNMVLTSISEVASRKLQVSLEKAQEAVFNSYTNARRLRRLNPSLNPMELLSKSRDLMATSLSTTTEMLNSIIEEAFKDIKTRRVVFPDVPGVLEKLREENVYMGLIGNVLFWPSKYTMLLLEEVGLSEYFKITVFSDVVGYAKPDRAIFLEFAKASGFKPDNIIHVGDNIIEDVGGALSSGFTAVLIDRDAGRSIYVEKLNAAVINSMNKLVGLYRRVSARKCR
- a CDS encoding MogA/MoaB family molybdenum cofactor biosynthesis protein yields the protein MILDFHVVVVSDRVARGEAVDTSGEKAVEYLSGRGYRVTGKTVVGNSYREILKAIREVKGRVLVLIGGTGPSPRDITVDVVESIAWRELPGFGEAFRRASFESIGARAIITRTGLYILHDGRVIVVLPGSPQAVETGLKILLDVINHVIEEVDRFEGPHRDR
- a CDS encoding MGMT family protein; amino-acid sequence: MIVIEEQNGVLILRKASLSDICEAVYAVTMTIPPGRVSTYSSIARVLGVSPRIVAYCLSKNKELIKIPCHRVVYSNRGLGGFSNGGPLLKKRLLELEGVRVKDNRVEKEFIVDVGGMILE
- a CDS encoding transcriptional regulator, whose protein sequence is MITVLLEVVNVKTFCEVLNRKIAPAVKFYLAWKLVRDYGLTQVKAARILGLKQSAVNYAATGRRKPRYYDEILGVPGVREILDRLVEGFIEKGEFELCTLCYQLLSTGLYTRILEAVGEPAGSVKIPRQTAGG
- a CDS encoding MFS transporter; this translates as MKSSRGNNIPVVVVLLAAYMLVYFHRTMTGVMKPEIDYYSSYYGVEPSMLLAVMASAYFYGYAASQAFTGPLLDYYGVRRVGSLMLALLGLATLVMSLPNPLTLVAGRILIGVSAAVAFLSYMRTSALGFDISMQGRLASYALFAGSLSTILASYPLRLLLNAAGVAPALIILALLAFILAVMVYATSRDEGRGRDTGSSRNPLSTLRLVAGDRHIWGAGFAGIATYGVGLAYQSAWGQIHLEKAFAMDKNTISIYIMVIAVVFTVSCIPAGYLSDKLKRRKPFLIASASASAASWLLMYLSTILHSTQLLLASLVTLGVSLGLHIVAPTMAKEPYDPGISGTAVSFFNIILFTGIAVIQNTFTIIDPVWSIIASLLIALAGIISTIVLTKETYKAAGT